From the Candidatus Palauibacter polyketidifaciens genome, one window contains:
- a CDS encoding SulP family inorganic anion transporter yields MNYDLKTFRGDVFGGVTSAVIALPVSLAFGVASGLGAEAGLYGAIAVGFFASVFGGNRFQISGPTPAMTVAMSVIVTTHASTLGEAFTVVVLAGLLQIALGLLRTGRFVVYTPYAVISGFMSGIGVIVMLIQILPFLGAPAAEGGPMAAVRAVPEALANLNGSAFAIGAATLAVSIFWPQRLSRLLPGPLVALIAGTALGVFWLTDAPIIGAIPAGLPELQLSLPSASFLARAFHPALVLALLGSVDSLLTSLVADSLTGTQHDSNRELVGQGLGNTIAGLFGGLPGAGATMGTVVNIRAGGLTRMSGALRAILLLGVLLGLGRFLEPIPHAVLAGILIKVGWDIIDWPLLAHLHRIRRDHLFVLVLTLALTVFVDLVTAVAIGLIVAGMAHARQIESLELDNVLSVPLLDRVFFEGVEDTATMDDYSARVGLVALRGAFTVASSHKLVNVIGKDIKDHEIVIFDFSDATYLDDSAAMLIRQLLDVAAKSRTHVIVMAVSGSVEKTLLTLDILARLPAEHVVETMDQAREVALDLLKD; encoded by the coding sequence GTGAACTACGATCTGAAGACCTTCCGCGGCGACGTTTTCGGCGGCGTCACGTCGGCCGTCATCGCGCTCCCGGTCTCGCTGGCCTTCGGCGTGGCCTCGGGCCTCGGAGCCGAGGCTGGCCTGTACGGCGCGATCGCGGTCGGCTTCTTCGCCTCCGTATTCGGCGGCAACCGGTTCCAGATATCGGGTCCCACGCCGGCCATGACCGTCGCCATGTCGGTCATCGTCACGACGCACGCTTCGACGCTGGGCGAAGCTTTCACGGTGGTCGTGCTGGCCGGGCTTCTGCAGATCGCGCTGGGCCTGTTGAGGACGGGCCGGTTCGTCGTGTACACGCCTTACGCCGTGATCTCCGGGTTCATGTCGGGGATCGGCGTCATCGTCATGCTGATCCAGATCCTGCCCTTCCTCGGCGCGCCCGCGGCGGAGGGCGGCCCCATGGCCGCGGTGCGGGCGGTCCCGGAAGCGCTGGCGAACCTGAACGGCAGTGCGTTCGCCATCGGCGCGGCGACACTCGCGGTGAGCATCTTCTGGCCGCAGCGGCTTTCCCGGCTGCTCCCCGGTCCTCTCGTCGCCCTGATCGCGGGAACCGCGCTGGGCGTGTTCTGGCTGACCGACGCGCCGATCATCGGCGCGATCCCCGCCGGTCTGCCGGAACTGCAGCTGAGTCTGCCCTCCGCCAGCTTCCTCGCCCGCGCCTTCCATCCGGCGCTCGTTCTCGCCCTCCTCGGCTCCGTCGACAGCCTGCTCACGTCGCTCGTGGCGGATTCGCTGACCGGTACGCAGCACGACTCGAACCGCGAACTCGTCGGCCAGGGCCTCGGCAACACGATTGCGGGCCTGTTCGGGGGATTGCCCGGGGCGGGGGCCACGATGGGGACGGTCGTCAACATCCGCGCCGGCGGTCTCACGCGGATGTCCGGCGCCCTCCGTGCGATCCTGCTGCTGGGCGTCCTGCTGGGCCTGGGCCGGTTCCTGGAACCGATCCCCCATGCCGTGCTCGCCGGCATCCTGATCAAGGTCGGGTGGGACATCATCGACTGGCCCCTCCTGGCCCACCTTCACCGCATTCGGCGCGACCACCTCTTCGTGCTGGTGCTGACGCTCGCCCTCACGGTGTTCGTCGACCTCGTGACGGCCGTGGCCATCGGGCTCATCGTCGCGGGCATGGCGCACGCGCGGCAGATCGAGAGCCTCGAACTCGACAACGTGCTCTCGGTGCCGCTGCTGGACCGGGTGTTCTTCGAGGGTGTCGAGGATACGGCCACGATGGACGACTATTCGGCGCGCGTAGGCCTCGTCGCGCTCCGCGGGGCGTTCACCGTCGCGTCGTCCCACAAGCTGGTGAACGTGATCGGGAAGGATATCAAGGACCACGAAATCGTCATCTTCGACTTCTCCGACGCCACGTACCTGGACGACAGCGCCGCCATGCTCATTCGGCAACTCCTGGATGTCGCCGCAAAGAGCCGCACGCACGTCATCGTGATGGCGGTGTCCGGCTCCGTCGAGAAGACGCTGCTCACGCTCGACATCCTCGCCAGGCTGCCCGCGGAGCATGTCGTCGAGACCATGGATCAGGCGAGAGAAGTCGCGCTGGACCTCCTGAAAGACTGA
- a CDS encoding sodium-dependent transporter: MSTPRERWGSPLGFILATTGFSVGLGNIWRFPYLAGENGGGAFLLIYILLAVLIGIPLFTAEISLGRRAQATPLAGMRKLAGPSPFRAIGWLGAGAAFLIMSYYQLIMGWIAAYFVRAFRGGYDAGSVQAAAESFAAFTARPGEVLAYTIPVMLLAGLIITRGLRRGIERAARLLIPILFFFLIGLGIVSLQLDGAWEGVRWYLAPDFSAIGPETWLAALGQAFYSIGVGMMGAFVFGSFLHPRRSDVPGSAASIVACDTLAAVLAGFVMFPALFAFGMEPDQGAGLLFITMAGLFGRLPAGEVAAAFFFFFVFIAGLTSCLALLEALTASAMDSLGWSRRRSLWVVLGVTILAGVPLALGGGPWAAVQVGGRGLFELADYVSGNIFLTVSGLTISLYVATVWGFERFRTETNAGAGRFRVTAAWGPVMRFLVPVAVGLVVLAGLGLLS, from the coding sequence ATGAGCACGCCGCGCGAACGCTGGGGGAGCCCGCTGGGCTTCATCCTCGCCACCACCGGGTTTTCGGTGGGGCTCGGCAACATCTGGAGGTTCCCCTACCTAGCGGGCGAGAACGGGGGAGGCGCGTTCCTCCTCATCTACATCCTGCTTGCGGTCCTGATCGGAATCCCGCTCTTCACCGCCGAGATCAGCCTCGGGCGGAGGGCGCAGGCGACGCCGCTGGCCGGGATGCGAAAGCTCGCGGGACCAAGCCCCTTCCGCGCGATCGGCTGGCTCGGCGCGGGCGCCGCATTCCTCATCATGTCCTACTACCAACTCATCATGGGCTGGATCGCCGCCTATTTCGTCCGCGCGTTCCGTGGAGGCTACGATGCCGGAAGCGTGCAGGCCGCGGCGGAGTCGTTCGCGGCCTTCACCGCGCGCCCCGGGGAGGTTCTCGCATACACGATTCCCGTAATGCTGTTGGCGGGACTCATCATCACCCGCGGGTTGCGGCGGGGGATCGAGCGCGCGGCACGACTCCTGATTCCCATCCTCTTCTTCTTCCTCATCGGACTCGGAATAGTCTCGCTCCAGTTGGACGGGGCGTGGGAGGGCGTTCGCTGGTATCTGGCGCCCGACTTCTCGGCCATCGGTCCCGAGACGTGGCTCGCGGCGCTCGGGCAGGCCTTCTATTCCATCGGGGTCGGGATGATGGGGGCCTTCGTGTTCGGGAGCTTTCTGCATCCGCGCCGGAGCGACGTCCCCGGGAGCGCCGCCTCCATCGTGGCCTGCGACACGCTCGCCGCCGTCCTTGCCGGGTTCGTCATGTTCCCCGCCCTCTTCGCCTTCGGCATGGAGCCCGACCAGGGCGCGGGCCTCCTCTTCATCACGATGGCGGGGCTCTTCGGCCGTTTGCCGGCGGGCGAGGTGGCCGCCGCGTTCTTCTTCTTCTTCGTGTTCATTGCGGGACTCACGTCGTGCCTCGCGCTGCTCGAAGCTCTCACGGCGAGCGCCATGGACTCGCTGGGCTGGAGCCGCCGGCGATCGCTCTGGGTCGTGCTCGGCGTCACCATCCTCGCGGGGGTCCCGCTCGCGCTCGGCGGCGGGCCATGGGCCGCGGTACAGGTTGGAGGCCGCGGGCTGTTCGAACTCGCCGACTACGTATCGGGGAACATCTTCCTCACGGTGAGCGGGCTCACGATCTCCCTCTACGTCGCGACCGTCTGGGGGTTCGAACGCTTCCGCACGGAAACGAACGCCGGCGCGGGCCGCTTCCGCGTGACGGCGGCCTGGGGCCCGGTCATGCGCTTCCTCGTCCCGGTCGCCGTGGGTCTCGTCGTCCTCGCGGGACTCGGCCTTCTGAGCTAG
- the pdxH gene encoding pyridoxamine 5'-phosphate oxidase: MSKLDDLRAHLRAIRTLTKGVTHGLPVLEAAEDPYDLFSDWFRDAEASGLLLPESMALATATADGRPSVRMVLLKGVGPAGFRFFTNFGSRKAAELDDNPRASLCFHWSVLERQVRVEGRVERLSAEDSTAYFATRDRGSRIGAWASAQSRPIADRAALEAQVVEAESRFRGRDVPLPDFWGGYRLVPDRFEFWQGRANRLHDRLEYTPRARSLDGGREADDHWEVTRLQP, translated from the coding sequence ATGAGCAAACTCGACGATCTTCGCGCCCACCTGCGGGCGATCCGCACGCTCACCAAGGGCGTGACGCACGGCCTACCGGTACTCGAGGCGGCGGAGGACCCCTATGATTTGTTCAGCGACTGGTTCCGGGATGCCGAGGCCTCGGGATTGCTCCTGCCTGAATCGATGGCGCTCGCCACGGCGACCGCTGACGGCCGGCCTTCGGTGCGGATGGTCCTCCTGAAGGGAGTCGGCCCCGCCGGCTTCCGTTTCTTCACCAACTTCGGCAGCCGCAAAGCCGCGGAACTGGACGACAATCCGCGGGCGTCGCTCTGCTTCCACTGGTCGGTGCTCGAGCGGCAGGTACGCGTTGAAGGACGTGTCGAGCGTCTCTCCGCGGAAGACTCGACGGCGTACTTCGCGACGCGCGACCGCGGGAGCCGGATCGGCGCGTGGGCGTCGGCGCAGAGCCGGCCGATCGCCGATCGCGCGGCGCTCGAAGCCCAGGTGGTGGAGGCGGAGTCCCGTTTCAGGGGGAGGGATGTCCCGCTCCCCGACTTCTGGGGCGGTTATCGCCTGGTTCCGGATCGCTTCGAGTTCTGGCAGGGCCGCGCCAACCGGCTGCACGACCGCCTCGAATACACGCCGCGCGCCCGGAGCCTCGACGGGGGCCGCGAAGCCGACGACCATTGGGAGGTCACCCGCCTCCAGCCCTGA
- a CDS encoding Ig-like domain-containing protein codes for MAPFRLRTQPGPRAPHPRRCRVLLVAPLLVLGCGDGDPGTAPPGAPVPTTLAITPSSAVLAALGQTVQLTATVRDQTGTVMSGVGVNWASSDGGIVTVDPAGLVTAVGNGATNVTATVQGGGASGGAAITVSQTVTALTVSPDQAAIDALETLQLTAQALDANENPVAGVDFSWLSHNESVATVSTAGLVTAVAPGSVVISVQASGTGLNATARIVVNVSERFALVTLYNATGGPRWTMSDNWLTDAPTGQWHGVTTDAEGRVTGLELPGVGLEGRLPQEFAHLTNLRRLNLSYNQLTGDIPAYLAEFTELEELSLAVNALAGPIPVELSGLTQLKVLDLSNDLFAGRNRLTGQIPPELVQLGHLEVLNLAFNSLTGPIPAELASLRSLTVLDIEQNDLSGTIPPGLVNLSGLEVLSLAGNRITGAIPSGVGDLSNLRDLKLHMNQLSGPIPPSLGRLGRLARLSLCCNAFTGPIPPELGNLSSVEFLGLQVNELSGSVPSELGRLSALRHLYLFTNADLRGPLPQELVNLRLTTFNWILTGLCSPPNAGFQNWLRSIPRYDGGGVCSE; via the coding sequence ATGGCACCTTTTCGACTCCGCACACAACCCGGGCCGCGAGCGCCGCATCCTCGCCGTTGTCGGGTCCTGCTCGTCGCTCCGCTGCTGGTTCTGGGGTGCGGAGATGGCGACCCCGGAACCGCACCGCCGGGCGCGCCCGTACCCACCACACTCGCCATCACCCCCTCGTCCGCGGTCTTGGCCGCATTGGGACAGACCGTACAACTGACGGCGACCGTTCGCGATCAGACCGGCACGGTCATGTCCGGCGTCGGTGTGAACTGGGCGAGCAGCGACGGCGGAATCGTGACGGTCGATCCCGCCGGGCTGGTTACGGCGGTAGGCAACGGAGCCACGAACGTCACGGCCACCGTCCAGGGCGGCGGCGCCTCTGGAGGCGCGGCCATCACTGTTTCCCAGACGGTCACCGCGCTGACGGTGTCGCCCGATCAGGCCGCGATTGACGCGCTGGAAACGCTTCAACTGACCGCACAGGCTCTGGACGCGAACGAAAACCCGGTCGCCGGCGTGGACTTCTCGTGGCTCTCGCATAACGAGTCGGTGGCTACGGTAAGCACCGCTGGCCTGGTGACCGCGGTGGCACCGGGATCGGTAGTGATATCCGTGCAGGCGTCCGGAACCGGCCTCAACGCGACCGCGCGGATCGTAGTGAACGTGTCCGAAAGGTTTGCCTTGGTGACGCTCTACAACGCGACCGGCGGCCCGCGCTGGACGATGAGCGACAACTGGCTGACGGACGCGCCGACCGGCCAATGGCACGGAGTGACGACCGACGCGGAGGGCCGGGTAACCGGACTGGAGCTCCCAGGCGTCGGGCTTGAGGGCCGCTTGCCGCAGGAGTTTGCGCACCTCACGAATCTTCGGCGTCTCAACCTGTCATACAACCAGTTGACCGGTGACATTCCGGCATATCTGGCGGAGTTCACGGAGCTTGAAGAACTCAGCCTCGCCGTGAATGCGCTCGCGGGCCCGATCCCGGTCGAGCTGTCCGGTCTCACCCAGCTGAAAGTACTGGACCTCTCCAACGATCTGTTCGCGGGTCGGAACCGGCTCACCGGGCAGATTCCGCCCGAACTCGTCCAACTGGGCCATCTCGAGGTGCTGAACCTCGCCTTCAACAGCTTGACGGGACCGATTCCGGCTGAGCTCGCAAGCCTGCGCAGCCTCACCGTTCTCGACATTGAGCAGAATGACCTGAGCGGCACTATTCCACCGGGTCTGGTCAACCTCTCGGGTCTTGAAGTTCTCTCGCTCGCCGGTAATCGAATCACCGGCGCCATTCCTTCGGGAGTCGGAGACCTTTCCAATCTCCGCGACCTGAAGCTCCACATGAATCAGCTGTCCGGGCCGATCCCGCCCAGTCTGGGGAGACTGGGCAGGCTGGCCCGGTTGTCCCTGTGCTGTAATGCATTTACGGGTCCGATTCCGCCCGAGTTGGGCAACCTTTCGTCCGTTGAGTTTCTCGGACTTCAGGTAAACGAACTCTCCGGGTCCGTGCCTTCCGAGCTTGGAAGGCTTTCCGCGCTCCGGCACCTGTACCTTTTTACCAATGCGGATCTGCGCGGGCCGCTTCCGCAGGAACTCGTGAATTTGCGACTCACCACGTTCAACTGGATCCTCACCGGCCTGTGTTCTCCGCCCAACGCCGGATTTCAGAATTGGCTCCGGAGCATTCCGCGCTACGACGGCGGAGGCGTGTGTTCGGAATGA
- a CDS encoding FAD-dependent oxidoreductase, which produces MRVAVIGGGVIGLCVAHYLERRGAEVVLVERDEIGGGCSRGNGGWVCPSISRPLPAPGLTLTSLCWMLRSDSPLYIKPSAMPRLMGWLWAFRRHCNAENYRAGVAALAALNAATNRLYRGLANEGMAFERAASGTILAYDDESELRQTEELLARLGEDRVGPVDVLDREALAEAEPDLGGSLIGLRVRGDTHVRPESLCAEIAASLEARGVEIRTGERVVGFTPAHGRVQMALTSTAGNDAAANGEPARVGADAFVLAAGAETAALAATLGRKLPVEAGKGYSITVRNARVRLSQPLHVTPARIGFTPFRGAVRTIGTMEFSGVNLRLDRRRIAILERAARRYLPGALEGAERVDWVGMRPVTPDGLPAVGWLPGLPNVCVATGHQMLGVTLAPSTGHALAQLVLDGRSDIDLAPFDPARFT; this is translated from the coding sequence GTGAGAGTCGCGGTCATCGGCGGTGGCGTCATCGGGTTGTGCGTCGCGCACTATCTCGAGCGTCGTGGAGCCGAGGTCGTGCTCGTGGAACGAGACGAGATCGGCGGCGGGTGTTCAAGAGGAAACGGCGGTTGGGTATGTCCCTCGATCTCCCGCCCCCTCCCGGCCCCCGGGCTGACGCTGACCTCGCTCTGCTGGATGCTCCGCTCCGACAGCCCCCTCTACATCAAGCCGTCGGCCATGCCCAGGCTCATGGGCTGGCTGTGGGCCTTCCGCCGTCACTGCAACGCCGAGAACTACCGGGCGGGGGTCGCCGCGCTGGCGGCGCTCAACGCGGCGACGAACCGGCTCTACCGCGGTCTCGCGAACGAGGGCATGGCATTCGAGCGCGCGGCGAGCGGGACCATCCTTGCCTACGACGATGAGAGCGAACTCCGACAGACCGAGGAGTTGCTGGCACGGCTGGGAGAGGACCGGGTGGGGCCGGTGGACGTTCTCGACCGCGAGGCCCTCGCGGAGGCGGAGCCGGATCTCGGTGGCAGCCTGATCGGCCTGCGGGTGCGCGGGGACACGCATGTGCGCCCCGAGTCCCTGTGCGCCGAGATTGCGGCGAGCCTGGAGGCACGCGGCGTCGAAATCAGGACCGGAGAGCGTGTCGTCGGCTTCACGCCCGCGCACGGCCGCGTCCAGATGGCGCTCACGTCGACGGCGGGGAACGACGCCGCAGCGAACGGGGAACCGGCGAGGGTGGGCGCGGATGCTTTCGTGCTTGCCGCCGGGGCCGAGACCGCTGCCCTTGCGGCGACGCTCGGGCGGAAGCTTCCCGTGGAGGCGGGGAAGGGCTACAGCATCACCGTCAGGAACGCGCGGGTCCGGCTCTCGCAGCCCCTGCACGTGACTCCCGCGAGAATCGGCTTCACCCCGTTTCGCGGGGCGGTGCGCACGATCGGCACGATGGAGTTCTCCGGCGTCAACCTGCGCCTTGACCGCCGCCGCATAGCGATCCTTGAGCGGGCCGCGCGGCGTTACCTGCCCGGGGCGCTGGAGGGAGCGGAGCGCGTCGACTGGGTGGGCATGCGGCCCGTGACGCCGGACGGCCTCCCCGCCGTTGGCTGGCTGCCCGGTCTCCCCAACGTGTGCGTCGCCACGGGACACCAGATGCTCGGCGTCACGCTGGCCCCCTCGACCGGCCACGCGCTCGCGCAACTCGTGCTCGACGGTCGCTCGGACATCGATCTCGCGCCCTTCGATCCCGCGCGCTTCACCTGA
- a CDS encoding sigma-70 family RNA polymerase sigma factor — MPDRSARAMPAWSEFQRRMRRYVSGRVESAWADDVTGDIFLRLLQRQDSLAEARDPLAWTYRVAANVIADHHRRRSVERRTLEQLGAEAQAPDPGLNGSDHEALRRDLEACLLPFALDLPPKYAEALLLTYFRGLSQVEAAQRLGLSVSGMKSRVQRARAMLRRQLMDCCDFEMDRRGGVIDMRPREAGRDGNAARGRAAG; from the coding sequence GTGCCTGATCGCTCGGCGCGGGCCATGCCGGCATGGTCCGAGTTTCAACGACGCATGCGGCGCTACGTGAGCGGGCGCGTCGAATCGGCGTGGGCCGATGACGTGACCGGCGACATCTTCCTGCGGCTGCTGCAACGTCAGGACAGTCTCGCCGAGGCGCGGGATCCGCTCGCGTGGACCTACCGGGTCGCGGCCAACGTGATCGCCGACCATCACCGGCGCCGGTCTGTCGAACGGCGGACCCTGGAGCAGCTGGGTGCCGAAGCCCAGGCGCCGGATCCGGGCCTGAACGGCAGCGACCATGAAGCGCTGCGCCGGGATCTGGAGGCCTGTCTGCTGCCGTTCGCGCTCGACCTGCCGCCGAAGTACGCCGAGGCGCTGCTGCTGACGTACTTCCGGGGATTGAGCCAGGTCGAGGCGGCGCAGCGGCTGGGACTGAGCGTCTCCGGCATGAAATCGCGGGTGCAGCGGGCGCGAGCGATGCTTAGGCGACAGCTCATGGACTGCTGCGACTTCGAGATGGACCGGCGGGGCGGGGTGATCGACATGCGGCCCCGCGAAGCGGGCCGCGACGGAAACGCTGCCCGCGGGAGAGCCGCCGGGTGA
- a CDS encoding ArsI/CadI family heavy metal resistance metalloenzyme, translated as MRLQLALNVRDIDEAVDYYRKLFNAAPHKRRAGYANFAIDEPPLKLVLFENPDAAERVNHLGVEVFDDARVREAGHRLEAAGILSEVEEETVCCHATQTKVWSDEPQGLRWEWYRVTDDTPDGEKLIAPSATAPSAAACLDESETCCA; from the coding sequence ATGCGACTACAACTTGCCCTGAACGTGAGGGACATCGACGAAGCGGTGGACTACTACCGCAAGCTCTTCAACGCGGCGCCCCACAAGCGCCGCGCGGGCTACGCCAACTTCGCCATCGACGAGCCGCCTCTGAAACTCGTGCTGTTCGAGAACCCGGACGCGGCGGAACGCGTGAACCACCTGGGCGTGGAAGTGTTCGACGACGCGCGGGTCCGCGAGGCCGGCCACCGGCTGGAGGCCGCCGGAATCCTCAGCGAGGTGGAAGAAGAGACGGTGTGCTGTCACGCGACCCAGACGAAGGTCTGGTCCGACGAGCCGCAGGGTCTGCGTTGGGAGTGGTACCGCGTCACCGACGATACGCCGGACGGCGAGAAGCTGATCGCACCGTCCGCGACCGCGCCGTCGGCGGCCGCGTGTCTCGACGAGTCCGAGACCTGCTGTGCCTGA
- a CDS encoding amidohydrolase produces MRTRRTPFALAWLAGTLVTPLAGQDPAVDAAVDRVIDRIVDMRHRIHQFPELGNREFETAAMVAAHLRELGFDEVTEGVAHTGVIGILKGGLPGDVVAVRADMDALPVTENTGYSFASTVRTEYGGQEVGVSHACGHDVHTAVQLGVASVLAAMRDQIPGTIKFIFQPAEEGPPPGEEGGADLMVREGALEGVVPSAIFGLHTFSSMDVGTLGYTPGPAFAAVDHFKIRIIGQQAHGAQPHSGIDPVVMASQAVTAFQTIRSRNLSPLEPSVITVGVMRGGERFNIIPQEMWLEGTVRTYNPDVRDAVERRMDEILEGITRAGGGSYVLDYDRGTPATINDRGLTAEMAPTLAKIVGEANVHVIDPTMGGEDFAYFANEVPGFYYRLGSVNPELGSGGHHTPDFRADDASISIGMRAMSNLLLDYLKSRRPSTD; encoded by the coding sequence ATGCGTACTCGACGAACTCCGTTTGCCCTCGCATGGCTCGCCGGAACGCTCGTCACGCCGCTGGCGGGGCAGGATCCCGCCGTGGATGCCGCGGTAGACCGCGTGATCGACCGGATCGTCGACATGCGCCATCGGATCCACCAGTTCCCCGAACTCGGCAACCGCGAGTTCGAGACCGCCGCGATGGTGGCGGCGCACCTTCGGGAACTGGGGTTCGACGAAGTCACCGAGGGCGTCGCGCACACCGGCGTGATCGGGATCCTCAAGGGCGGATTGCCCGGCGATGTCGTCGCCGTGCGGGCGGACATGGACGCGCTCCCCGTCACCGAGAACACGGGGTATTCCTTCGCCTCCACGGTCCGCACCGAGTACGGCGGACAGGAAGTCGGCGTGTCGCACGCGTGCGGCCACGACGTGCACACCGCCGTGCAACTCGGCGTGGCCTCGGTCCTCGCCGCGATGCGCGACCAGATCCCGGGCACGATCAAGTTCATCTTCCAGCCGGCGGAGGAAGGACCGCCTCCGGGCGAGGAGGGCGGCGCGGATCTCATGGTTCGCGAAGGCGCGCTGGAAGGCGTCGTGCCCTCCGCCATCTTCGGACTCCACACCTTCTCCTCGATGGACGTCGGGACGCTCGGCTACACGCCCGGCCCCGCCTTCGCGGCGGTCGACCACTTCAAGATCCGGATCATCGGGCAACAGGCGCACGGCGCGCAGCCGCACAGCGGCATCGACCCGGTCGTGATGGCGTCGCAGGCGGTGACGGCCTTCCAGACCATCCGCTCGCGGAACCTGTCGCCCCTCGAACCCAGCGTGATCACGGTCGGCGTGATGAGGGGCGGCGAGCGCTTCAACATCATCCCGCAGGAGATGTGGCTCGAAGGCACGGTCCGCACGTACAACCCCGATGTCCGGGACGCGGTCGAACGGCGGATGGATGAGATCCTCGAGGGCATCACCCGCGCGGGCGGCGGGAGCTACGTGCTCGACTACGACCGCGGCACGCCGGCCACGATCAACGACCGCGGTCTCACCGCCGAGATGGCGCCGACGCTGGCGAAGATCGTGGGCGAGGCGAACGTGCACGTCATCGATCCCACGATGGGCGGCGAGGACTTCGCCTACTTCGCGAACGAGGTGCCGGGCTTCTACTACCGGCTCGGCTCGGTGAACCCCGAACTCGGCTCGGGCGGCCACCACACGCCGGACTTCCGCGCCGACGACGCCTCGATTTCAATCGGGATGCGCGCGATGTCGAACCTGCTCCTCGACTACCTGAAGTCGCGACGCCCGTCCACCGACTGA
- a CDS encoding carboxypeptidase-like regulatory domain-containing protein, whose protein sequence is MRLLLLAMAIIAPAVASPAAAQRINGTVREAEGGPLISGGFVSLLDAAGEAGQADFTAADGLFSLTAPGPGQYRIRVQRIGYANWVTEAYEVTAGQTLTVTVEVPPRPVRLVDLRVEVTAACLDDPSEGAALATVWEEARKALETAVWAEDRGEVTFTVTEYERTLDPEYLSTLESESRVRRHVRLPPFRSLPARRLTTSGYALVDPDSSVFYAPDANVLLSREFRNTHCFGLRRDEVDDEPMLGVTFRPRDDRDVIDIEGTLWLDEESAELRRVQIRYRNVPLPQGARRQLVGADLTFDRLPEGPFYVRDWWLRFPVGGYSRRIGTAGLSTRRRAVLVAYRQTGGTVSDAFVGGVSFEVGEGVVAGVLGDSASGEPLGGADVVLRDWDDAAAFVPRPNAADAPFSAVTDHAGRFQVGGLPDGAYALGVDHPRLRAAGVRMNEIRVVVDDRVSEPLELWTPSADALFARICPRSSPRGSTGAVVGIARDADTGLPVPDIEIEVVWRVRRLQGAARTASVSEQSEYAGGASDERGRFAICGVPLGEPVLLRPRGVDEGVELELATRLAWRDVFVEP, encoded by the coding sequence ATGAGGCTGCTACTGCTCGCGATGGCCATCATCGCCCCGGCGGTCGCTTCGCCCGCTGCCGCCCAGCGGATCAACGGCACGGTACGCGAAGCCGAGGGCGGACCGCTCATTTCGGGCGGTTTCGTCAGCCTTCTGGACGCGGCCGGCGAGGCCGGGCAGGCCGATTTCACGGCTGCGGACGGCCTCTTTTCGCTGACGGCGCCCGGCCCTGGGCAGTACCGCATCCGCGTGCAGCGCATCGGATACGCGAACTGGGTCACCGAGGCCTACGAAGTGACGGCGGGGCAGACGCTGACGGTCACTGTCGAAGTCCCGCCGCGACCGGTGCGGCTCGTGGACCTCCGCGTCGAAGTCACCGCGGCCTGCCTCGACGATCCGAGCGAGGGAGCGGCGCTCGCCACCGTCTGGGAAGAGGCTCGCAAGGCGCTCGAGACTGCGGTGTGGGCCGAAGACCGGGGCGAGGTGACGTTCACGGTCACGGAATACGAGCGCACGCTGGATCCCGAATATCTCTCGACGCTGGAGTCCGAGAGCCGCGTCCGCCGACATGTGCGTCTGCCGCCGTTTCGGAGCCTGCCGGCGCGCCGGCTGACGACGTCGGGCTACGCGCTCGTGGACCCGGATTCCTCGGTCTTCTACGCGCCGGACGCGAACGTGCTGCTGTCCCGGGAGTTCAGGAACACGCACTGCTTCGGGCTCCGCCGCGATGAGGTGGATGACGAACCGATGCTCGGCGTCACGTTTCGCCCGAGGGATGATCGGGACGTCATCGATATCGAGGGTACGCTCTGGCTCGACGAGGAGAGCGCGGAACTCCGTCGCGTGCAGATCCGGTACCGCAACGTCCCCCTGCCGCAGGGTGCGCGGCGTCAACTCGTCGGCGCGGACCTCACTTTCGACCGTCTGCCGGAAGGCCCCTTCTACGTCCGCGACTGGTGGCTGCGCTTCCCGGTCGGGGGCTACTCCCGGCGCATCGGGACCGCGGGCCTCTCGACTCGTCGGCGGGCCGTGCTCGTGGCGTACCGGCAGACCGGCGGAACGGTGTCCGACGCGTTCGTCGGAGGCGTCTCGTTCGAGGTGGGAGAAGGCGTCGTGGCGGGCGTCCTCGGAGACAGCGCGAGCGGCGAGCCGCTCGGCGGCGCGGACGTCGTGCTTCGGGACTGGGATGACGCGGCAGCGTTCGTGCCCCGGCCCAATGCGGCCGACGCCCCGTTCAGCGCCGTCACCGATCACGCCGGCCGGTTCCAGGTGGGCGGGCTCCCGGACGGCGCATACGCGCTGGGCGTGGACCATCCGAGACTGCGTGCCGCCGGCGTGCGGATGAACGAGATCCGCGTCGTGGTCGACGACCGGGTCAGCGAGCCCCTCGAGCTGTGGACGCCGTCCGCCGACGCCCTCTTCGCGCGCATCTGTCCCCGTTCGTCGCCCCGGGGGAGTACGGGTGCCGTGGTCGGGATCGCACGCGATGCGGACACCGGGCTCCCGGTGCCGGATATCGAGATCGAGGTCGTGTGGCGGGTGCGCCGGCTTCAGGGCGCGGCGCGGACCGCCTCGGTGTCCGAGCAGTCGGAATACGCCGGCGGGGCGTCCGACGAGCGAGGCCGATTCGCGATCTGCGGCGTCCCTCTCGGCGAACCGGTCCTCCTGCGGCCGCGGGGCGTGGACGAGGGCGTGGAACTCGAACTTGCGACGCGCCTCGCGTGGCGCGACGTGTTCGTAGAGCCGTAG